In Amphiura filiformis chromosome 1, Afil_fr2py, whole genome shotgun sequence, the following are encoded in one genomic region:
- the LOC140167578 gene encoding G-protein coupled receptor GRL101-like: protein MVRTESANGDLVVEPNALQEVSSLQTLYVDEHTLCCYFEQLENCVTLDPLPPLFNCGSLMQNTLLRVFMWILGISAVLGNLLVIIFRMNESPINDAQIKQQIFIGGLAVSDFLMGIYMLIIASADIYYGESYFTMSEQWRRGPVCKLAGFIGLFASEASVFFITLITLDRFLIVVFTFSKVQFRKTSSKVAVFIIWGFAFFVSVVPILLSGPDSDFYDLSDVCLGLPLITRPSSFTFQSSGVGNQLTFDLPVAEDSKPAWYFSIALFLGVNLLCFLFMLICYIVIFVTIKDSRRSAGRKETLNEEIRMAMKMAAVVGTDFACWFPVIMMGLLSQTGLAVIPLDAYVWSVVFVLPVNSSLNPYLYTIASLLDRRPKLIDKTKSVRTVDLSLSNTNI from the exons ATGGTGCGTACCGAATCGGCCAATGGTGACTTAGTTGTGGAGCCAAACGCACTTCAAGAAGTATCAAGTTTGCAGACATT gtaCGTCGACGAACACACGTTGTGCTGTTATTTCGAGCAATTAGAAAATTGCGTAACTTTAGATCCCCTTCCGCCATTGTTCAACTGCGGTAGTTTGATGCAGAATACGTTACTCCGCGTGTTCATGTGGATTCTTGGAATCAGTGCTGTTCTGGGAAATCTACTGGTCATCATATTTCGAATGAATGAAAGTCCAATAAACGATGCTCAAATTAAGCAACAGATTTTTATCGGAGGCTTAGCAGTTTCCGATTTCCTAATGGGAATCTATATGTTGATCATTGCATCCGCTGATATATACTATGGAGAGAGTTACTTTACCATGTCTGAGCAATGGCGTAGAGGACCTGTATGCAAGCTAGCGGGATTTATTGGCCTCTTTGCAAGTGAAGCATCAGTATTCTTCATAACTTTAATCACTTTGGATCGTTTCCTCATCGTGGTGTTCACCTTCAGTAAGGTACAGTTTCGGAAAACATCATCAAAAGTTGCTGTTTTCATAATATGGGGATTTGCATTCTTCGTATCTGTCGTTCCCATACTGCTCTCCGGACCAGATTCAGATTTTTATGATCTTTCGGATGTCTGTCTAGGACTCCCGCTTATAACACGACCTTCCAGTTTCACATTTCAATCAAGTGGTGTTGGAAATcaactgacctttgacctaccgGTTGCAGAAGACTCCAAACCAGCGTGGTATTTTTCGATCGCTTTATTCCTGGGTGTAAACCTTCTTTGTTTTCTGTTCATGCTGATCTGCTACATAGTGATATTTGTAACGATAAAAGATTCGAGAAGATCTGCAGGACGCAAAGAAACTTTGAATGAAGAAATACGCATGGCAATGAAAATGGCGGCCGTGGTTGGGACAGACTTCGCATGTTGGTTCCCCGTTATAATGATGGGATTGTTGTCACAGACAGGTCTAGCGGTGATACCTTTAGATGCTTATGTATGGTCCGTAGTTTTTGTTCTCCCGGTGAATTCATCTCTGAATCCGTATCTATACACTATAGCTTCTTTGCTTGATCGACGTCCTAAACTGATAGATAAAACTAAAAGTGTTCGTACTGTGGACTTGTCTCTCTCAAATACAAACATATGA